The following proteins come from a genomic window of Anopheles ziemanni chromosome 3, idAnoZiCoDA_A2_x.2, whole genome shotgun sequence:
- the LOC131287051 gene encoding sorting nexin-13-like — translation MEFKYASWIALSVAVSVNLFGVFWVTTMFIGLVTFLLGFLTILYLQHSDLDKFLDSGLLENPLDEPKTLGLSIVCDPKPGNLLLISPNIKVQTESSRNRKAHTHSGGTGGEGPGGAGNGGGRRRNFLDAGIELLFKKREPRNTGGGEAPPATKPTNAITDHLMHRGHLHFHQRDHTILDNSPEQHEDHRSHRHHLHQHHHQQQQQQHRQPSPGEERSRWNPFESIKIHTDKRSAGGTNHDVDRQRKKDVGNVSIGEEVSVASTPLSSFKSYLPHPDVLLHQHTETPPGSPRKRKILSGNKPVDKLIHTIFDYVVRDFIDSWYTVVSDNREFSECNIRTSIETLVLNLCQRMRSADLLPLMTTRLIDDLAKHTRFYRLASQEVANTTAAVGKNKSTGSEQKRLKIHEKLSPQRRNLKVEGHRRNKSETDLTWQLGNAAVQKNVANSRFYNVSVDEQSLVDPEVALLNAFFGFCEDYRRECTDEEALNEYFKRVSETVLYFVLPEEDFNCLTLRTLLCNLLANSLLRPLFNTLTDPDFINLQIAKQFTKDPPAGEFLLKMIRQSSDLSELRACRQLITKEMDAKYKDSSCSAELASLKYTQKLIDLRISHLQNNKNDFGKTERDKASSNLPQLSLDDILRKELAVSYYLDYLSVLNLQKYVIFYLTAQEWKITTSQSFSEIQVNKSKLSREEVLRSIRDKATNLYQEYLQPKSANYLNIDPGLIEALNFRLNDPSIQPENTWFDSICKYIYEKQKNEEVFLNNFYQSVAYKQLLRELDFHNAHDQDMPSLDHLTVHGGPLSAMGDSASDSNSGDILFNETDDDDDHQQPGGPTGGPPAPIENDVKEEHDIRAVGSVKKPSPSSLFPTTVSNLKHARSHSDCTGMFAAINDLNIEQLRQASDCSSNDSGSEAPMVPNRRNVLPFIVPPVPDVVDLDLEDGSTQHQQHHHHHHHHHHHHHQHHAQYRHKLSARIINTAIHCEGHYAVYAIQVHVIEDNHHKSWHIYRRYSKFLELKKLLVKRFKPLEGVPFPAKKAFQNTQRAVLEHRMEILNHFLAQICTRAEQSEEMMAIIRNFLEPDTDDRKMHGGPVVKTIESLKSGMSKIRNMPDTLVGGISRMFLSKGALKERTFYDIQDIPTLELKQSEYPALASALHLLDEVFDLQNKSQWLRRGLINRLLGAPWVSHATNKRIVQTAGSLLMMDKLEAVLSAILNNVWPEGDRFNPSTPLREDSTRLRTKLAAKISLFALLSDDLKHVVGSVTCNSGLLNFFQMLQNKKLNTRLLLILFDRLLVMILQTDNITKHALSGRSAATGHGADDGTPAATIRIGIGPGTVGTGGNGGGVGSRKTLPR, via the exons ATGGAGTTCAAATACGCCAGCTGGATCGCACTCAGCGTCGCTGTGTCGGTCAATCTGTTCGGAGTGTTCTGGGTCACGACGATGTTTATCGGTTTGGTGACGTTCTTGCTCGG ATTTCTCACCATTCTGTACCTTCAGCATAGTGATCTGGACAAGTTTCTTGATAGTGGGCTACTTGAGAACCCTCTGGACGAACCAAAGACGCTTGGACTTAGCATTG TTTGTGACCCTAAGCCCGGTAATTTGCTGCTCATTTCGCCCAACATCAAAGTTCAAACCGAATCGAGTCGAAACCGGAAAGCGCACACCCACTCGGGCGGCACCGGTGGTGAGGGACCGGGGGGTGCAGGGAACGGTGGGGGTCGCAGGCGCAACTTTCTCGACGCTGGCATTGAGCTACTGTTTAAGAAGCGCGAACCACGGAACACCGGTGGCGGCGAGGCTCCGCCGGCAACGAAGCCAACCAATGCAATCACGGACCACCTAATGCACCGGGGTCATTTGCACTTCCACCAACGGGACCATACCATTCTAGATAACAGTCCAGAGCAGCACGAGGACCACCGTTCGCACCGGCATCATCTccatcaacaccaccaccagcagcagcaacagcagcatcgtCAACCATCGCCCGGCGAAGAGAGAAGCCGTTGGAACCCGTTCGAGAGCATTAAGATACACACGGACAAGCGGTCGGCTGGTGGTACGAACCACGACGTGGATCGGCAACGGAAGAAAGATG TCGGTAATGTTTCGATCGGCGAGGAAGTATCCGTCGCCTCAACGCCACTGTCCTCCTTCAAATCCTATCTTCCCCATCCGGATGTCCTGCTGCACCAGCACACGGAAACGCCTCCCGGTTCgccgaggaaaaggaaaatactcAGCGGCAACAAACCGGTCGACAAGCTTATCCACACAATCTTCGACTACGTGGTGCGTGACTTCATCGACTCCTGGTACACGGTCGTTTCGGACAATCGAGAGTTCTCGGAGTGCAACATCCGCACCAGCATCGAAACGCTCGTGCTGAACTTGTGCCAACGCATGCGTTCGGCCGACCTACTGCCGCTCATGACGACCCGCCTGATCGACGATCTGGCCAAGCACACGCGCTTCTATCGGCTCGCTTCGCAGGAGGTTGCGAACACTACGGCAGCCGTtggcaaaaacaaatcgaCTGG GTCGGAGCAGAAACGGCTTAAAATTCACGAGAAGCTATCACCTCAACGACGCAACCTGAAGGTGGAAGGCCACCGGCGGAACAAGAGCGAAACCGATCTCACCTGGCAGCTGGGCAATGCGGCCGTACAGAAAAATGTGGCCAACTCGCGCTTCTACAACGTCTCGGTGGACGAGCAGTCGCTCGTTGACCCGGAGGTGGCACTACTGAACGCGTTCTTTGGCTTCTGCGAGGACTATCGGCGCGAGTGCACCGACGAGGAAGCCCTCAACGAGTACTTTAAGCGCGTCTCCGAGACGGTGCTGTACTTTGTGCTGCCCGAGGAAGACTTCAACTGTCTTACGCTGCGTACGCTGCTGTGTAACCTGCTCGCGAACAGTCTGCTGCGGCCACTGTTCAACACCCTCACCGATCCGGATTTTATCAACCTACAGATCGCCAAACAGTTCACGAAGGATCCACCGGCGGGCGAGTTTCTGCTGAAGATGATCCGTCAGTCGAGCGATCTGTCCGAGCTACGGGCCTGCCGGCAACTAATCACCAAAGAGATGGACGCCAAGTACAAGGACAGCAGCTGCAGTGCCGAACTGGCCAGCTTGAAGTATACGCAAAAGCTGATCGATTTGAGGATAAGCCATTTGCAGAATAACAAAaatg ATTTTGGCAAAACGGAGCGTGATAAAGCATCGTCCAACCTGCCGCAGCTGAGCCTCGACGACATCTTGCGCAAGGAGCTGGCCGTGTCCTACTATTTGGACTACCTTAGTGTGCTAAACCTACAAAAGTATGTGATATTTTATCTCACCGCTCAGG AATGGAAAATTACCACCAGCCAAAGCTTCTCAGAGATTCAGGTAAACAAATCGAAGTTGAGCCGCGAGGAGGTGCTGCGGAGCATTCGGGATAAGGCTACAAATCTTTACCAGGAG TATTTGCAACCCAAGTCCGCCAACTATTTGAACATCGATCCGGGGTTGATCGAGGCACTGAACTTCCGGTTGAACGATCCGTCCATTCAGCCGGAGAACACGTGGTTCGATTCCATCTGCAAGTACATCTACGAGAAGCAGAAGAACGAGGAAGTGTTTCTGAACAACTTCTACCAGAGCGTGGCCTACAAGCAGCTGCTCCGCGAGCTGGATTTTCACAACGCGCACGATCAAGATATGCCGTCGCTGGACCATCTAACCGTGCACGGCGGTCCACTGTCGGCGATGGGCGATAGTGCGAGTGACTCGAACAGTGGGGACATTCTGTTCAACGAaacggacgacgacgatgaccaCCAGCAGCCGGGCGGGCCAACGGGTGGTCCGCCGGCACCCATCGAGAACGACGTTAAGGAAGAGCATGACATTAGAGCGGTCGGAAGCGTGAAAAAACCGTCACCCTCGAGTCTGTTCCCGACGACTGTGAGCAATCTGAAGCACGCTCGTTCGCATAGCGATTGTACCGGCATGTTTGCGGCCATTAACGATCTCAACATCGAGCAGCTGCGCCAAGCGTCCGACTGCTCGAGCAATGATTCGGGCAGTGAAGCTCCGATGGTGCCGAACCGTCGCAATGTTCTTCCCTTCATCGTACCACCCGTGCCAGATGTGGTCGATCTCGACTTGGAGGATGGTAGTacgcagcatcagcaacaccatcaccatcaccaccatcaccaccatcaccatcatcagcatcatgcCCAGTATCGGCATAAACTGTCCGCCCGGATCATCAATACGGCGATCCACTGCGAGGGTCACTACGCCGTGTACGCCATACAGGTGCACGTGATCGAGGATAACCACCACAAGAGCTGGCACATCTACCGGCGCTACTCGAAGTTTCTGGAGCTAAAGAAGCTGCTAGTGAAACGATTTAAGCCCCTCGAGGGGGTGCCGTTTCCGGCGAAGAAAGCCTTCCAGAACACGCAGCGTGCGGTGCTCGAACATCGGATGGAGATTTTAAACCACTTCCTGGCGCAAATTTGTACCCGGGCGGAGCAGTCCGAGGAGATGATGGCGATCATACGGAACTTCCTCGAGCCGGACACTGACGATCGGAAGATGCACGGTGGACCGGTGGTCAAGACG atCGAAAGTCTTAAATCGGGCATGAGCAAAATACGGAACATGCCCGACACGCTCGTCGGTGGCATCTCGAGAATGTTCCTCAGCAAGGGTGCCCTCAAGGAGCGCACGTTCTACGACATCCAGGACATTCCGACGCTCGAGCTGAAGCAATCGGAGTATCCGGCGCTCGCATCCGCGCTCCATCTGCTCGACGAGGTGTTCGATTTGCAGAACAAATCGCAATGGTTGCGCCGGGGTCTCATCAACCGGTTGCTCGGAGCGCCCTGGGTGAGCCACGCGACGAACAAGCGCATCGTACAGACCGCCGGCAGCCTGTTGATGATGGACAAGCTCGAAGCGGTGCTGTCAGCTATACT CAACAACGTGTGGCCCGAGGGGGATCGGTTTAACCCGAGCACTCCGCTGCGCGAGGACAGCACCCGGCTGCGCACGAAGCTGGCGGCCAAGATTTCCCTGTTTGCGCTGCTCTCCGATGACCTGAAGCACGTGGTCGGTTCGGTGACGTGCAACAGTGGGCTGCTGAACTTCTTCCAAATGCTCCAGAACAAGAAGCTCAACACCCGGTTGCTGCTGATCCTGTTCGATCGGCTGCTGGTGATGATACTGCAGACGGACAACATCACCAAACATGCGCTCTCTGGACGATCCGCGGCGACCGGTCACGGCGCAGACGATGGGACACCGGCGGCCACCATACGCATCGGTATTGGGCCCGGTACGGTCGGCACCGGTGGCAATGGTGGTGGAGTTGGGTCAAGAAAAACTCTTCCCAGATAG
- the LOC131284943 gene encoding transmembrane protein 26 translates to MAKLLATFKATVTRILFAAHGFIAIWQVTQNKKDPIYWSLCAPIGVLFIEGIFTLAIKKNQEWRWFCPSVFLYLSSIVPAIWLLELDKLDKRTRYQDQMLNETINLAATVGKDLKDLNKMLGVKIQLPDIQLTAEMWVTLIEQFLMLVLIIGRWMLPKGDLTRDQLSQLLLVYIGTAADIIEFFDSFKDAKIANEPVLVLLTLSIWSWSLLQFTIVLSATRARKPRGGGSGARGSAQDAADDANCCNVACCNIDVWGIALNILLQDAPFLTFRLLIIVHYKIITYMNIFFTCKNTLVILLQLYRLYVVNSENRKAAATKQRLKARGKVEQPTVGARHQKQRKISRRKVADIVDDDLDEGKKSNSKHSRKHRSSSSRKDTGYSTASSQTTAEQRRLRKTPRSRAGAESDGGDDPCPPSPPPPPPPASGGDTDTEKPLERRPKESKDRKSARHPDGKSGGSGRKKQPPAPPIDSDRSDDEIEAKARHKQRKRARNGTSETAGFEIIHEKSATGSRKKKSKPPTAEPSETGSSSSGSSTQSSASSTGSSSGTE, encoded by the exons ATGGCAAAACTGCTGGCCACATTTAAAGCCACGGTGACGAGAATTCTGTTCGCCGCGCACGGGTTTATTGCGATCTGGCAGGtgacgcaaaacaaaaaggatccCATCTACTGGAGCCTGTGTGCGCCCATCGGGGTGCTGTTCATTGAAGGCATCTTTACGCTGGCGATCAAAAAGAACCAAGAATGGCGCTG GTTCTGCCCGTCGGTATTTCTGTACCTGTCCAGCATCGTGCCGGCCATATGGCTGCTGGAGCTGGACAAGCTAGACAAGCGGACGCGCTACCAGGATCAGATGCTGAACGAAACGATCAACCTGGCCGCCACGGTCGGCAAGGACCTGAAGGATCTGAACAAGATGCTCGGCGTCAAGATCCAGTTGCCGGACATCCAGCTGACGGCCGAGATGTGGGTCACGCTGATCGAGCAGTTCCTCATGCTGGTCCTCATCATCGGCCGCTGGATGCTACCGAAGGGTGACCTAACCCGGGACCAGCTCAGCCAGCTGCTGCTCGTGTATATCGGGACGGCCGCCGACATTATCGAGTTTTTCGACTCGTTCAAGGACGCGAAGATAGCGAACGAAccggtgctggtgctgctgacGCTGAGCATTTGGTCCTGGTCGCTGCTGCAGTTCACCATCGTCCTTTCGGCAACGCGCGCCCGGAAGCCGAGGGGTGGCGGAAGTGGAGCACGTGGGAGCGCTCAGGACGCGGCCGACGATGCCAACTGCTGCAACGTGGCGTGCTGCAACATCGACGTTTGGGGCATAGCGCTCAACATCCTCCTACAGGACGCGCCATTTCTCACCTTCCGTCTGCTCATCATCGTGCACTACAAAATCATCACGTACATGAACATCTTCTTCACCT GTAAAAATACGCTCGTTATCCTACTTCAGCTTTATCGGCTGTACGTGGTTAATTCGGAGAATCGAAAAGCGGCTGCCACGAAGCAGCGGCTGAAGGCGAGAGGCAAGGTGGAACAACCGACGGTCGGGGCACGTCACCAGAAGCAGCGCAAAATAAGCAGAAG AAAAGTGGCCGACATCGTCGACGATGATCTGGACGAGGGCAAGAAGTCAAATTCCAAGCATTCGAGGAAACACCG GTCGTCCTCGTCCCGCAAGGACACTGGCTACTCGACGGCCAGCAGTCAGACGACGGCCGAGCAGCGGCGTTTGCGGAAGACGCCCAGGTCACGGGCCGGGGCTGAGTCGGATGGGGGGGACGATCCCTGCCCGCCATCACCGccacctccgccaccgccGGCCAGTGGTGGCGACACGGACACCGAAAAACCACTCGAGCGCCGGCCGAAGGAGTCGAAGGACAG GAAATCGGCCCGTCATCCCGATGGAAAATCGGGCGGAAGCGGACGGAAGAAGCAGCCCCCAGCACCACCAATCGACAGCGATCGAAGCGACGACGAAATCGAAGCGAAGGCGCGCCACAAGCAGCGGAAACGGGCGCGAAACGGAACATCCGAGACGGCCGGGTTTGAGATAATCCACGAGAAGAGTGCCACCGGCAGCcggaaaaagaaatcgaaaccaCCGACGGCCGAACCGAGCGAAACGGGCAGCTCGTCTTCCGGCAGCTCCACGCAGTCCTCGGCCAGCTCCACGGGTTCGTCATCCGGCACGGAATGA